In Gossypium hirsutum isolate 1008001.06 chromosome D01, Gossypium_hirsutum_v2.1, whole genome shotgun sequence, the genomic window GCCATCCGCACTTGGGACTACGTCACACCCAGTTGCGGAGCCAGGATATTAATCTTGGGGGCCAAGCTAAAATTAGCTTCTTCAAGAagattttctttgttttcatcaagaataatttttttaatattatttttaatcctataaaaatattggaggggcctacttatatttttaggagagctataatatatatacaaagggGAAAATTGTAAAAATCTTAAACCTCGGGAGGGCCTACTTATATTTTTGAGAGGGCCATAGTGTAAATTTACaaaggattaaataaaaaaaatttaaactttgggGGGGACATGGCCCCCCTGGGCCTCAACGTGGCTCCGCCACCGGTCACACCCCCCATTTTTGTTTTATTGTAGAAAGGGTGTTCAGCTCACTGCTAAGGTTCAAGCCCTAGCTTGCGCACTTGAAGGGAAAGGGATCAAACTGTGTATCCAACTTGCCTTGAGAGGATGCCCATGGAACTTACTCATCTTTACTACTGTTAGTTAGCTGCAGGTATAGTCCAGTTTTCCATGCCATTTTTTCTTGTTATTCTTTATCTTCTTTATTACCTAAGAGGAAACTGATTCCACTTTGATGGCTCATGATGAATTCCAAATCAGTAATAGTGATTTATTGTAGAATGCTGAATTCTAAGTTCTATTGCCAAGGTACAATCCTAAGTCCTAACTACCcaaaacaccaaaaaaaaaaaaaaaaaaaagggcaaaaAGACACGAACAATTACAAATTTTGAAAGAACATATAATTTGTCATGTAACATTCAGAACAGAAGTGCAGGGTAGCCAACTAACCTGTATAGAGGCATTTAGGGGCAAATCCATTTTATTAAGAAAGTCATGGCCAATAGATTCCCAGTGATGATGGCTATTCCCGTGTGTGTCATCACAGCTTAAAAATTGGCTCTGCCCTTTTTCACACGCGTCACGCCCTAGCCAGATATATAAAACAGTAGAATGATCACTTGCACCCAAACTTCTTTCTGAAGCCAACAACACATATACTGCAGCAGGCTCAAGGATGTCAGATCTATGCATCTCCACTTTATTGAGTGTAGGCCACTGATACAGAGCCGGGGTGGTTACCCTGGTAGGTGTCTTAAAGATACCACTAGATTGAGCTTGACATTCTCCATATTCCCTTTTATCTTCACTCCTACTATGTGACTCAATGCTAGGAACAGCTTCAACATCTAACATTAACTCTTTTCCACCATCTTCAGGTTCATAGCGATTACAATCAATGTCATTCATTACATCATCCTCCAAGTTGGGCAGAGAAAAGGACCTAGACCTTACAAGAGTACCAGGGACCTGTGCATCCGCTGATGGTAACCACATGCGTGGTGGAGGATGACTCCCCCTGCGCTCTGCAAGTGAGGGGGGAGTACCTTTACAAGGCATGCAAGGATTTTCCACTCTCAAAATACAATCGGAAGAAAATGACTTTGTTGATGATGGGAAACTTTCTTTATATGGTAAACAAGAATTCTCCATCGAGGAAACATTATTTTTGATTGGAGACAGATCGGTGGCTTCCAGGCCAGAGGGTGAAGGCTGCTGAGAAGACAAATATGACAAGTCAGACCAATTAGAGGATGAGGGtgaaaaggtaaaagaactggcatAGTCAGATGCTGAAGGTGAAAGTGAGGGAGACTTGGAACTGAGTTTTGGGCTAATAGCTGCAAAACAAGAAAAAGAGTTTGATGAACCGCAAGGAGAGCTTGGTAATAATGGAGAACCAAAAGGTGTGACTAACTTTTCTACTTCTTCACAAGGATCTTTTTTTTGAATCGGGCTACAATCTGGGAAACAATCAAAGGATTCTGGTTTACCACATGGAAAGATTGATGAAGATGATGGTGACAAGATCAAAACGGTATCTTTTGTATCTTTATGAATTTCCATAACCATATCTGATCTATCATAAACTGGAGACAGGTTACAACAACCCAGTTTAGATGAATTTAGAAACTCTTTCATGATTCCATTAGCAAACTTCTGTCTTAGCCTACCCCATCCATTTTCTCTGGCAGGAAGGCAAGTTTCTGATTCAGTGTTTGACACTGAAAAAGGTGGAACAACTCCACCAGCAAGTGCTTTATGGAAAAGTTGAAAATCCAAATCATAATCATCTACCTTCCTTTCACCTACAGAAATTTTGCTTACTGCAGCTATGTTATCATTCTCAGAAGCCAACTTAACTACCTTCCTGACCTCAGCTCTGTCACATCCATCTGCTGAGATCTGTCCACTAGCAAGGGCATCCCAGAATTCCAAGGGCTCATCCCCTTCTCTCACAGTTAAAATAGGACCCTTTGCCTGTTCATACCGAATAACCTGATTGGCAGCTGATCCAGCACTATTTGACATTACACAGTTGCATTTCTTTCCAACCCAAACATATATGGCAGAAGGAACATGCACAATAAAGGCCCCGCGAGAGTCAAGTGCGAGTTTACCTGGATAATTTACCATTTTTGGCACAAGATGAAGAGCATCGTATGAGGAATGTGGAGCCATCCTATACATCCTAAGCACAGAATTGGGGCTTGCAGGCACAGCATGAACCCTCTTCTGGCACTGCAGAAGTTGGAAAGCAAACCCTGTATTTGGATTAGTCACCCCTCGAGCTGCCTTCACATACTGAAATGCGTCCTCAAAGCTCTGTCCTTCCCTCCACATGAGATAGGCAATAACCAGAGAAGATGATCTTGAAACTCCTTGGCAGCAGTGTACCAGCACCTTCCCGCCTTGTTCTTGGACATCTTCAAAGTAATCAAACACATCATAAAGAATGCTGGTGATATCCTCAGACGGGCTATCTTGTAACCAAAGTGTTTTATAAACAAGATCATGCTTGAAATACTCGGGACAAACAAAGCCAACACAGTTCAAAACATGAGTAATCCCATTTTTTCTCAAAAGTTCCCTATTCTTAGCCACGGCATCACTCCCTAAATAAATATGTTCAGCAATCCTGGAACACTCCTTATCAAAGAAAGCTAGCTTATCCCTCCTCAACTGAAACTCCCTATTGGAACCAGGACTCTCAAGGGGCTTAACTGAGCCCCTAGGCGTCTGGGGATTAGGCCAAACACCAAGATCATCAGAACCAGCTTTTGGCCACTCTTCCACAGGTCTTCTTGTTATAGAAAGGGGAGGCAAGCAAGACCTCCCCTTTGTGTTTTGCGGCGGTCTGGGGTGAGGCTTAATTGGGGAACGGTCAGTCCAAGAAACAGACCGTAGATATGGTTTACGGGCAGCAACACCGGCCCTGGCATGCCGGTCTTTTTCATCTTCGCCTAACATCTctaataacaaaaaagaaaaaagggccGGAGAATTCTAACAAAAAATTCCAACAACTTAATTGATACCCATTAAAGGATATTTCCAGGAAATGAAAAATATAGtcattttgataataaataaagaaCCCTATTTTCAACCAAAACCCCTTGActcttctctctctttctttGTTTATATTTTCCAAGTAAATGTACAAAAAGCCAAGACAAAGAACgaagaaaattcaaatacgaataTGACCCAGTAAAACTAGTACCTGCTAGTCTTAGTTATTTACCAATAAAAAACCGTGATAGACAAAAAAGAGCAACAAGAAAGAGAAATAagtattgtttatttattttaataaagctTAGCTTAGCTGAGAGAGCCTGAGATATTTGAAGAGAGACTTACTTGAAGTCTATGGAAAACTCAACTTTGGGCAGCGGAattttgagaaagaaaagaaCAGAGTCTGATGGAGCGAGTTATGCAAGACTTCGAAATAGCCGGTACAACAATTTGTTAATATTTAGGgatttcatatttaacttattttcgTGACCAGATAGTacaaaattaccataaattataaaagtagtcacttaagttttattttcatcatttaacTACTGGATTTTTCGATTTAGTCACTtagtttctcaaaattaaatattctagTCGTTAACTATTGGATTTTTCGATTTAgtcagttaattttttaaaattaaatattctattcGCTATTGGATTAGTTTCCCTTAAATGAGTGATTGAAAATTAATGTGGCTTTTTTTATTGGTTTAAaacaaatttagtcctttaatatttacatattttatcaatttgatcttaaatctaaaaattcaacaaagtttatccctcaatgtttacaaaatttgttattttagttccgattcttaaaaactcaataaatttatccctcaacatttatcaaaactTTAGTTGTAATTCTAAaagtttgaaaaaagaaaaataattaaaaaattcaattttgaattaaaaattataaaaaaatatatttaaaatttctcaaaagcataaataaattataaagaaaaacatatgtattaaaaacccaaaaaatacaaaaaaagagaaaagtatATCGAATGATTCAAAAAGAAATGAACACAAAATAAATTGATGAGTATTAGAGAGATGAAATTGGACATCCCCATGCGACATAGAATCGATAAAGTTATCTCTTTTGGTTTAGTTCAACTTACATTTGCAAATAAGACCTCCCCAAGAGGCTATCCGTTCATGATTCGCTACAAAGTCGTTTTTTTCATATTGTGCCACATAGGCGTTCCTTTCTTGATGTATTATCATATGATGTCATGATTCTACCTTTTGGTAAGTCTTATAGCTTTTCATGTTACGATTATAGATGGAAAAAATGTTACAAGAAGGCCTTGCATGAGGGTTGCATGTACTTGAAATGTTAGTAGAATGTCTGTGAAGAGGATTCTAATGGAAATCTTATGATCTGTTAAGTAGTTGCTACTACTGGATTGGGAAAGATAAACGAAGCAGAAAGTCCTAATCAAAGTAAAGGTAGACCTTTGGTTAGTTTCTAGAACTGACTCATGTATatcattttaattcaaataaatggTTGATCCCTTTGCAGATAGGTATGCCTCATTGGGAAAATATCTATATAGAGGTAAAATATGAGGATTGATATTTGTTTGAATAAGAGGTGGTGTGATAAGTGTCTTTGTTGTTATAGAGAGAGTTGCTACATTGACTTTGGAATGTGTGGGTGATAATAATCAGTACTACATGTATGTGTGGTTAAAGTCTAAGTAAAAAGACCTTTGATATGGTATGAGTCCAATACAGGCGAGTCTATGATATAAATAACTATGAATAGGAGATATATTTTCTAGCCTCTGGTGGGACAAGTATATTGTTAACTAGACAGACATATTACTATGAAATGGAGATTGATTTTGTAGCCTCTGGTAGGGCAGGTATATTGCTAACCAGATTGATAGAtcacaaaataaaatttgtggaAAGTCATAGCCATGACATCATATGATAATATGCCAATAGAGCGTAAAGGTATAAGACCATATGGGAGAGGCCCTATGGCATCCACAACAATGGTCTGTCGGGACAGTAAACTCGGATTACCTGAAGAGCTTTTATGGCAATTTCTTTGGAAAGTCTTTGTTGCAAATTCTCTAGAAAGATTTTGTGGAGAATTCTTTAGAAAGCCTTTGTAGTGAACTATctggaaagcctttgtggtgaattCTTTGGAAAACCTTTGTGGGAAACTCTCTAGAAAGCCTTTGTGCAAACTCTctagaaagcctttgtggcgaattCTCTTAAATGCTTTTATGACATATTATCTGAAAAATCCTTTGTGGCATATCATTTGGAAAGTCTTCATGGCATATCATCTAGAAAGCCTTATGGTGTGTCAACTAGAAAGCCTATACGGCGGATCACCTGGAAAGCCTATATGGCGAATTCTGTAACGTTTAAGTGGTAAGTTGATATTCCGCCCTTGTGGCAAAACCTAGGCACGTCTATGAGGCATCTTCTGAAAGAATTCTCGATAATGTAACCGTTTGATGAACCAACCATAATAGTGTGCCAAAATAAAGAACTTGACAAGTCCGTAGTGATAGATAGCGTAAGAGACcatcaaatttaaaaatgttcTTATTCTATATAGAAACCCTTTTGAAATCCTTGAGATGATCTAAGTTATTACATTAATCTATGTAAGTATGTTTATATGGATTAATTGGAAGATTTTGTGTGAACTATGTTGGTGACTACCAAAGTTAGTAGGAGAATAAGTCAAGATTAATATCCATATGAATATTATCTTGAGGCATGTATTTAACTACTATGTTTAAAGAGAATGCAGAATAGATTTTTTACTAAGGTTGAAGCTTGTAATCCACTAGTCAGATGGATCGTCTGTAAGGTGTTCAATTGTAGAGGCATGCATATAGTTATCCGTCAAGAATCAGAAATGTATCCTAAAAAAATCTGAAAGGAATTTCAGAACTCTCAAGTTGAGAAATCCAACATCATCGTTTAAAGGTAAACTAATTGAGATTCACTAGGTTCCATTGAACTTATGGGTGTTTATTTGTAATGTTGGTTATTGAGTTGAATCAGCTCGCTTGGAGAGGCCAAGCCAGGGATACGTCAAGGTGGATGACTGTAGAGCAATATAAGGCATATAGAGGGacacttttgaaaatattttttcaaatggAAAATAGAATTAGACACCACATTGAGTCTGTTTTAATAAAGTTTTAAGTGATATGGTCTTATACTATCATTAAGAATCAGTTGTAATCAAACAAACATTTACCCTTAGAATCTCTGacttagaataaaaataaataagaaagcaACATATTCAGTAAAATATTtgccaatttaaaaatttttgttaatttcttaAGTCTGGTAACATCCTAAATTCAAATTCGATAAGTCGggtcgagtatagggtgttatatCCTCAATTTTTCGATTCTATCACTTTGATCGCTGCCAAACACGCGAACGTCTGGACTAGAAATACTGCAGcaaataaatatctaattaaaCAACGATGTCTATAAGTATATGTGTCAAATTATAATATTGTTAAGAATGTTATAATGAAACACTCCGGGAAGCATTCCGAAGATCATACCtaagggaggttgaattaaacctaaattaacTCTCTACACTAATAGGGCTAAATAGTACTAATTTAAAATCATATTacgaaaaaccaaattaaaatggattaattaaactaacataaaattatttaaaactaaaaatcatCCAACTAACAATTGAATTTATATCCAATAAAA contains:
- the LOC107922033 gene encoding protein-tyrosine-phosphatase MKP1 isoform X1, whose amino-acid sequence is MLGEDEKDRHARAGVAARKPYLRSVSWTDRSPIKPHPRPPQNTKGRSCLPPLSITRRPVEEWPKAGSDDLGVWPNPQTPRGSVKPLESPGSNREFQLRRDKLAFFDKECSRIAEHIYLGSDAVAKNRELLRKNGITHVLNCVGFVCPEYFKHDLVYKTLWLQDSPSEDITSILYDVFDYFEDVQEQGGKVLVHCCQGVSRSSSLVIAYLMWREGQSFEDAFQYVKAARGVTNPNTGFAFQLLQCQKRVHAVPASPNSVLRMYRMAPHSSYDALHLVPKMVNYPGKLALDSRGAFIVHVPSAIYVWVGKKCNCVMSNSAGSAANQVIRYEQAKGPILTVREGDEPLEFWDALASGQISADGCDRAEVRKVVKLASENDNIAAVSKISVGERKVDDYDLDFQLFHKALAGGVVPPFSVSNTESETCLPARENGWGRLRQKFANGIMKEFLNSSKLGCCNLSPVYDRSDMVMEIHKDTKDTVLILSPSSSSIFPCGKPESFDCFPDCSPIQKKDPCEEVEKLVTPFGSPLLPSSPCGSSNSFSCFAAISPKLSSKSPSLSPSASDYASSFTFSPSSSNWSDLSYLSSQQPSPSGLEATDLSPIKNNVSSMENSCLPYKESFPSSTKSFSSDCILRVENPCMPCKGTPPSLAERRGSHPPPRMWLPSADAQVPGTLVRSRSFSLPNLEDDVMNDIDCNRYEPEDGGKELMLDVEAVPSIESHSRSEDKREYGECQAQSSGIFKTPTRVTTPALYQWPTLNKVEMHRSDILEPAAVYVLLASERSLGASDHSTVLYIWLGRDACEKGQSQFLSCDDTHGNSHHHWESIGHDFLNKMDLPLNASIQIVREGEEPEQFLNLFNCYMVLEG
- the LOC107922033 gene encoding protein-tyrosine-phosphatase MKP1 isoform X2, whose translation is MLGEDEKDRHARAGVAARKPYLRSVSWTDRSPIKPHPRPPQNTKGRSCLPPLSITRRPVEEWPKAGSDDLGVWPNPQTPRGSVKPLESPGSNREFQLRRDKLAFFDKECSRIAEHIYLGSDAVAKNRELLRKNGITHVLNCVGFVCPEYFKHDLVYKTLWLQDSPSEDITSILYDVFDYFEDVQEQGGKVLVHCCQGVSRSSSLVIAYLMWREGQSFEDAFQYVKAARGVTNPNTGFAFQLLQCQKRVHAVPASPNSVLRMYRMAPHSSYDALHLVPKMVNYPAANQVIRYEQAKGPILTVREGDEPLEFWDALASGQISADGCDRAEVRKVVKLASENDNIAAVSKISVGERKVDDYDLDFQLFHKALAGGVVPPFSVSNTESETCLPARENGWGRLRQKFANGIMKEFLNSSKLGCCNLSPVYDRSDMVMEIHKDTKDTVLILSPSSSSIFPCGKPESFDCFPDCSPIQKKDPCEEVEKLVTPFGSPLLPSSPCGSSNSFSCFAAISPKLSSKSPSLSPSASDYASSFTFSPSSSNWSDLSYLSSQQPSPSGLEATDLSPIKNNVSSMENSCLPYKESFPSSTKSFSSDCILRVENPCMPCKGTPPSLAERRGSHPPPRMWLPSADAQVPGTLVRSRSFSLPNLEDDVMNDIDCNRYEPEDGGKELMLDVEAVPSIESHSRSEDKREYGECQAQSSGIFKTPTRVTTPALYQWPTLNKVEMHRSDILEPAAVYVLLASERSLGASDHSTVLYIWLGRDACEKGQSQFLSCDDTHGNSHHHWESIGHDFLNKMDLPLNASIQIVREGEEPEQFLNLFNCYMVLEG